Below is a window of Ananas comosus cultivar F153 unplaced genomic scaffold, ASM154086v1, whole genome shotgun sequence DNA.
CgacgaaactcctcgttcgctcccacgagggtgtcctctagtctcctagtaccctagaggtatagaaacatgtgtcaaACGAGCCAAACGATCAAtacctagctcaatcattaagcttgtcaagcataggtgaggaaaactcacctctaatgccaaaatctcctctaaagctccaaaagagagctagagcccttccaatccaaccaaatggaagcctctaatccactcaatctagcttcaaaagccctaaattcaaaatgcccaatttaagccctaaaacctcattctagggtttcatcacaaaGAAGCCAATAAACAATCTAATTTTGAGGAAGAGCATGGGCTACTAACCTttaagaagcttcaaaccaagctcaaaatgctctaaGTCCAAAGAGCTCACCTCAATCAAGCCTCAAACCCAAGCTTCTAGCtccaacaatggtggagaagtcTCTAACCAAGCAAAAAGGGAGTTTAATCTCATAAAACcccaaccaaaatcaaagaaatcacAAAGGAAGGTGTGGAGGGCTTCCTCACCTTTCTCCCTGCAGGTTCCAAGCTCAGGGGATGCCCTAGGGGTGTGGGGTTACTAATAGAAGGCTACaaatgcgaaaaaccccctgcagttccaTTCTGCATgaaaactgcctccttgtaccggtacacgggctcttgtaccggtacaaggccgacgaaattgcaaacccgaggctcgggtcgcggggtctgcggctctgtaccggtacaagcccgatggctgtaccggtacaaccatcaaccttgtaccggtacaagaccagtcttgttccggtacaagctctgctgcaggctacccagCAGAGTGCACCAAAAATTCCAGCTTTGAAATTTTGGTCCAAGTCTCATCTCCAACATCCGTGGTTATGGTGCAGGGGTCGGTGCCTATCAAGAACCGTCAAAAACTGTGAAAGGCTCCACACGGGTAAACACTCGAATATTGCGATTTGCAGATCAGTGCATTACAAGCTATCAACTTGTTATGTTGATTAGCAACACGTTTCCCACTTTCCGTCGATCATTATTTTCACACAATATTGTTGTGCTTTAATTTAGATTCGTTATTGGGACAATCCTTTTTGGGTGTATGCTATTCTGAGAATTTTGATTTTCACTTTTCTATGAGATGTAGGTTTAGAGGACCAGCTTGGAGCAATATTAATATGTTATAGATGGATGGCGTTtccgttttcttttctttaatggatttgttttcttatataaactttttaaaagtataatattGTAAAATCTTTTTAGCATTCTCTATACAAGTGTGACTCTAAACAACAATAATCTCAAAGGTATTTGCTTGCTATTCATATTCTCGATTATTAACCATTTTCTTCGACTTCTCATTCATTCATCTCTAACATCAGAACACATTGAACTGAGGAATCATTATTTAGGCTACATGTTCCTCTTTACCGACTCCTATAAAATAACTAAAGTTATATTCTCAAAAGCAAAACATAGAAATATCGTGGAGCGATCTACAACAAATAAATTCTATAAGGATGATTCAATGACAAAAAATACAAGTTCACTGATCAATTGAGGATCGTTTTTATCGAATTActaatttttgtatcaaatgaCTATTAGTGACATTAATACCTAGGAACACTACAATTAGGTGAAAGTTAAAATATAAGAGACAACATTTCAATTTTCTGTTCacagtttcataatttttattaatgtaGTCAAATTTCtggcattttttttaattgacatggtcattattatctttatatatgtTTAAATGTCAATAACAATAATTTTCACAATTTACATTTTCGTTTGTTTTTGGAGGAGGtaacaagaaataaaaattgcatTCCAAAAAAgagtaataacaaaaaaaacataaacaacaAATGTGAAAGATTGTGGAATTATTATTAggttgtaattaaaaaaaaacaaaaaataaataaaaaaattaataatcaaaaaaatcaagaaacaaATTTCAAACAAAcatataatgaaaaatagtagatctattttttatgttgcaataacaaaaaaagtacaaaaaaaagtaCTGAGAGAAAAGGTATACCTCTTGTATGAGAGGGGCGGACAAGCGGGAGCGGGTGGCGGTAGGCTGTTGCGCTGAGGTGGGGCTTGtgtggagcgcacgaggagagGCGGCGGGGGGCGCGGAGAGCGTGCGGGCACGTGGGTGGTGTTGTTTGCGCGCACAGGCAGAGAGAGAGGTGGATGGACGTGTGGGAAAGCGCGGCGGGCGCTGGGGAAGAtctgaagagagagagatgaaagaaGTAGAGAGACAGAAAGAGAGATGGAGGCCGGCAACAAATGGACTTTAACGGGCTTTTTTTTCGCTTTAAACTCACATAAAAGTCGGGTGACGTTCAAGCGATATCTATCGTTAAAAATCACTAGCATGAGTGGCTATGCTATCAATCAGTTATAGcagctgctctctctctctcatataatatatcttatatatatagagaggagagagagagagaggttgacTTGGAATACTATCTGTGCAAACGGGACACTCCGTGcacccatttttttttatgatggagctcCAAGATCGCGAcgtcggcaccgttgaaatgaTCTATACCCTGAGTATCttgaatcaaatttttattttttcgcgATATTTTTTCTTGTGTCATCATAGTGGGCAGTAAAGTGaatagctgaaaatgaatatcctctaaaggtgatgatagaaattttgtaatcatgatcgagagtatagatctggttctaatatttaaaaattttctacaccaaaatttcaatttgatttaGATAGTTTCACGTTTACGCGATAAACCTCATATACattaaattactaatttttgaacctttgatcattggtaaatgatgtcgaagattgaaatttgatatttagatACTTCAACGTGTATAGATCATTTTCTTGGGTCAacgtgccgatcgtcgatttaaagctcatcatcgaaacaaatggTGGCAGGACGGCAGCAGTTGCTCGATAGCGATTCCAGCgctcaacttatatatatagtattatatagtatatattatatatatatatatatatatatatatagttaggctggaatactcTTAAGAGTATCCAACCCATTTTGCTATACGGTTTCCAGCCATTAGATCGCATCAAGATTCGTGCGGAGAAAAGGGTGAAACGGGCAGAGAACGGCGCTGTTACTGTGaagtgaaaaaggaaaaagcttACTTTCCCTTCTCTgtccgtctctctctctttctctctttctctcatcttctttctctcattcccctCTTCTCTGTTACTTTCTCATCCCCATTCTCTTCGTCTCGATCTCACCTCCTCTCGATCTCACTTCGATCTCACTCGGGGAGCGGCCGCACCGTAGCACCCAGCAGCCAAGCTTTTGGAGGAAGCCGCCCACGCCCTCGCAATTTTTGGAGTAAGCCGAACCCACGCGTAATTCCTCTCGATCTCACCtcttcttcgttttttttttttttacaaaaaaatagagattagtAATCTTATGGGTTCTTGTAATTATATgatgtttggtttttttttttcttgcaaaacTCTGAAgccttcatatatttttatcactagtttcatttttctaatGCACAGTAACCTCATGTATCACTAGTTTCGTTTTTATCACTAGTTTCGTTTTTCTTGTAATTATATGATGGATGGGTGAGAACACTTTATCTAAAGCACAGTAACCTCATGTATTACCCACCACAAGGCGCAAGCATTGCCTCAGAGTATtgtaaaaaaatagagattagtAATCTTATGGGTTCTTGTAATTATATgatgtttggtttttttttcttacaaaaaaatagagaagtTTGTTATATTTATGGGATTTCTTTTTTCCACCCAAAAAAGAGATTTATGGGttcttattaaaaatttttttttattaatgtcAGTTTTTGTAATGTTATGTCAATTTTTATAATGTcagttttatttttgatgagcTCTATAATGAGATTTCACTTGGTATATTTTACCTTACTAAAATTATTATGTagtcatttaaaaaattttacttttcatAAAATTAACAGATGGATAGTGGGGATGTTTACTATTTACATGGCTCAGATGATTGTGATGATGTATCTTCAAATGGGCAAGAAACCGAATCTCCATTTGGTGGTATGAGTTATTCTCAAAATAGAGAGGATGATGGAACTTTGCAAGTTGATTCACAAAACATAGAATTAACTCCTTTAATCCAGCAAGATCAAGACATCCCAAATATTATTGTTCATGCTGCAGAATCATCAATTGATGAGCCACGCATTGGATTGGAGTTTAAATGTGAGGAGGAAGCAAGGAGATTTTATAATATCTATGCATATAAAACTGGATTTAGCATACGAAAAGCTAGTCATTACaaagcaaaaaggaaaaataatatgGTTACATCGCATTACTATGTTTGCTCAAAAGAAGGCAATTACAAATCTCGAGCACAAGTGCAAGGTGATAAAGGCACACCTCAGAAATCAATGCAGTATAGTCGAACGGGTTGCAAAGCgcatttgaggatcaaaatgcaAGAAGATAGCAAATGGATAGTGACTGCTTTTGAAAAGGAACACAATCATAATTTAGTTACAAGTCCTTCGAAATCTCATTTTCTTCGATCTCATCGTTCTATTACTACTGAACAAAAGCAAGTTATTCATATGTTAAGTGAACAGAATATTTCAACTAGTCAAATAATGACATTTATGACGGCAAGAGAAGGAGGATCacaaaatgttcacttcacaaGGAAGGATCTAAACAATCAAGTTTTTGAGAGGAATAGAAGACTAAGAGGTGTTGATATATCATCCACTATTGATTACTTTCACAAGATCCAAGCCAAAAATCCGTCCTTCTTTTATGCTATTGAGGTTGATGAGGAAAATACAGCACGAAACTTATTTTGGATTGACGGAAGGTCGAGAATGGC
It encodes the following:
- the LOC109705132 gene encoding protein FAR1-RELATED SEQUENCE 5-like, encoding MDSGDVYYLHGSDDCDDVSSNGQETESPFGGMSYSQNREDDGTLQVDSQNIELTPLIQQDQDIPNIIVHAAESSIDEPRIGLEFKCEEEARRFYNIYAYKTGFSIRKASHYKAKRKNNMVTSHYYVCSKEGNYKSRAQVQGDKGTPQKSMQYSRTGCKAHLRIKMQEDSKWIVTAFEKEHNHNLVTSPSKSHFLRSHRSITTEQKQVIHMLSEQNISTSQIMTFMTAREGGSQNVHFTRKDLNNQVFERNRRLRGVDISSTIDYFHKIQAKNPSFFYAIEAIFGQHPKSIITDQDPAMKKAIKQVFPNTVHRCCQWHVMRKAREYLGVLYNNKEGFKKELESCINNSITVEEFETKWSMMLQNFELQDNSHLQVMWNSRESWVPVYFRDAFFAEMSTSQRSESMNALTKIYTDCHTSIYKFVTQIEKMVASRYDKEDEANFRSGDGKPSLWSHNPIEKEAREVYTRRVYSEFKNQLRASTGYEVTELKENLSYKVPLAEKISKEGISESDEGRETNYKG